The following coding sequences are from one Rhodothermales bacterium window:
- a CDS encoding DUF4296 domain-containing protein: MSLRLELRHVGFLLVFSILVGCAPAAGDRNGPPLADSTFVSALVALHVADASAFAEDRTPAVHVRDSVLTALDVPASDYEATLAWHVEHPEALTAIYNQVLDRLNRLDLPDASP; this comes from the coding sequence ATGTCGCTGCGACTGGAGCTGCGACACGTCGGATTCCTGCTGGTTTTTTCCATTCTGGTAGGATGCGCTCCGGCGGCGGGCGACCGGAATGGTCCGCCCCTCGCCGATTCCACGTTCGTGTCGGCCCTGGTCGCCTTGCATGTGGCCGATGCGTCCGCGTTTGCCGAGGACCGCACGCCAGCCGTGCACGTGCGGGATTCCGTACTGACGGCTCTGGACGTGCCGGCATCGGACTACGAAGCAACCCTGGCCTGGCACGTCGAGCATCCCGAAGCGTTGACTGCCATATACAATCAGGTGCTGGACCGCCTGAACCGACTCGACTTGCCTGACGCGTCGCCCTGA